A genomic segment from Polyangium mundeleinium encodes:
- a CDS encoding outer membrane beta-barrel protein encodes MRRLTPALIVAAAALSQPAVALADCPPGSWFCETEAGPDNVQVAPSQAEALPPPPPAVEVVEEEEALPPPPPARSAPHVRRSQPPVVIYQPAPQQPHVQQQPAQTQIIIVAPGARTHVVRRHHPAVRVTPPPAPPPPARVMAAPARLRTPLVAPAQRRWQPEWGLNLRLQGLSIGSTDRRRDNGEPSAHPDAGMGGFGLGLRYRPVPAFAIEGSFDILGGTDYNGFDRVETPFSLNGILYVNPRSRAQFYLTGGVHWSSATVQSEDADPRLSPTRDGNNFSAEYSYFGGQGGIGLEFRVSRRLALNLDALAFVRHRTDDNAETGPAEFIDTNSGRTTNTSGGGLFRGGLTFWW; translated from the coding sequence ATGCGCCGCTTGACCCCTGCTTTGATCGTGGCTGCCGCTGCTCTGAGCCAACCCGCCGTCGCGTTGGCGGACTGCCCGCCGGGCTCGTGGTTCTGCGAAACGGAAGCGGGCCCGGACAACGTGCAAGTCGCTCCCTCCCAGGCCGAAGCGCTCCCGCCTCCCCCGCCCGCCGTCGAGGTGGTCGAAGAAGAAGAGGCGCTTCCGCCGCCGCCGCCCGCGCGGTCCGCGCCCCACGTTCGTCGTTCCCAACCGCCGGTCGTGATTTATCAACCCGCGCCGCAGCAGCCGCACGTGCAGCAGCAGCCGGCGCAAACGCAGATCATCATCGTCGCGCCGGGTGCCCGGACGCACGTGGTTCGTCGGCACCATCCGGCGGTTCGCGTCACGCCGCCGCCGGCGCCTCCGCCGCCGGCCCGCGTGATGGCCGCGCCCGCGCGTCTGCGCACGCCGCTCGTCGCGCCTGCGCAGCGCCGCTGGCAGCCCGAGTGGGGCCTCAACCTGCGCCTGCAGGGCCTCTCGATCGGCAGCACGGATCGTCGTCGCGACAACGGCGAGCCGAGCGCGCATCCCGACGCCGGGATGGGTGGCTTCGGGCTCGGCCTGCGCTACCGGCCCGTGCCCGCGTTTGCCATCGAGGGCTCGTTCGACATCCTCGGCGGGACTGACTACAACGGCTTCGATCGCGTCGAGACCCCGTTCTCGTTGAACGGCATTCTCTACGTGAACCCGCGCAGCCGCGCGCAGTTTTACCTGACCGGCGGCGTGCACTGGTCGAGCGCGACGGTGCAATCGGAGGACGCGGATCCGCGTTTGTCGCCGACCCGCGACGGCAACAACTTCTCCGCCGAGTACAGCTACTTCGGCGGGCAGGGCGGCATCGGCCTCGAGTTCCGCGTCTCGCGCAGGCTCGCGCTCAACCTCGACGCGCTCGCGTTCGTCCGCCACCGGACGGACGACAACGCCGAGACGGGCCCGGCCGAGTTCATCGATACGAACTCGGGGCGAACGACGAACACCTCCGGCGGCGGCCTCTTCCGCGGCGGCCTGACGTTCTGGTGGTGA